In Lujinxingia sediminis, the sequence CCTGCGCACCGCCTCTTCTTCAAGCGCCATCACTTCGGCCAAAAGGTTGGTGTCGCAGCTGTGGCAGCGCGCGTGGATGATGGCACGACCACCGAGGACCAGGCGAACATCGTGCGCACCACATTTAAAACATCGGACGTTGAATACCACAGTGGCCTCCGGTTCTCGCGTCGCTACCTGAAGAAAAGAAGTTGCTCGCCCTAAAGTTAGCCCACGCTTAGCATTTCGAGCAAGCGAGCTGTCGTACTTTCACCGGTTCAGGAGCGCGGCTTCGGCGAGGTGGGCGCAGGGCCCGGGACGCGGAAGACGCCTTCCCAGTTGTTCCACCGCAGCACTTCAGGCTCCCCGGCATCGTCACCCAGCGGCGCCCAGCCGATCGCGCGATGCGATTCGCCGCGCATAAACGTGATCGCGCCAAACACCTGCACCTCGGCATCCGCAGCAGGGCGATGGGCGACGCGGCGTTCAAAGATCCGTCCTACAAAGTTGCCGATCACCTTGTAGATACCCACGTAATAATCCCGGGCACCCTCCTCACCGCGATCCACCGCGTAGGGAATCAGCACCTGGAGGGTGCCATCACGTACGACTCGAAGCGCGCCGGGCTGGTGTTCGCTGATACCCTCCCAGTTCACGTCTTCGGCGACGGTGTGGCTCAGGTCCAGCTGCGCGTGCAGCTGCCCGTTGGTGTAGAATTTTAAGCTCTCGCCCGGGGTGTATACCGCCGCTGCGCCATTCTGGTAGCGCACAAAAGGTCCGACAAAGGCCAGCGCGCTGGCCTCCGGTGTGACGCCATGGGCGGCCGCGAACACCTCGCGCTCCGAGCCCTTCTCAAAGACCGCCTGGGCTTCGGCCACAAAGGGATCGACCGGCTCCAGAGGATCGTGCCCGGGCTCAACACTCTCCTCCTCTTCTTCCTGGACCACATCACGTTGAAGTCGCCGAGTCATCGCGGTGGTGGAAGCGCTCTCTTCGACGAGCTCCTCACCGTCGGCGGGAACATCCTCACTCTGTGCCATCGCCCAGAACTCGTTGGCGTCGAGCTCGGCCTGGGTCAGAGCTTGATCGAGTTCATGCTCGGCGATGATCTGCGCGCGCATCTGCGCGCTGATTTCGGGGGCGTCGCAGACCATCGGCTGAAGTGCCTGCCGGGTCATCGCGCATCCGCTTGTCAGCCAGATCGCCGCAGAGCATGCCAGCACCGCCAGCGGTCGTCGTCGTGGAATTCGGTTCATAGAGCAGAGGGGAAAAAGGGAGGGAGAGAGCGGCCGCAAAACTCAGGGATTGAGTGCAGCGAGGTGGAAATTAGGCGGGCTGTTACGCGTCCAGTAGCGGAGATAGACGTTCTGTAGACCCACCTCGGTCGTACCCAGCGCACGCGCTGTGGCGATCGACATGTCCAGAATGCCCCGCCAGTTCTTATCAGGAGAGCTTGAAACAACAAAGTCCCACTCCCCCTCATCGTTGACGTAGCCGTAGGGGCCACGATCGTTAATCCGGCACCAGACACGTCGACGGTTGGCGCGGTTCTCAATCAGCACCATCGTATCAAAAGGTAGTGAGCGATGGGCGCAGGTATACTGCATCGGATCAAAGGCTTCGCCATTCGCGGTGACGTCGCCATGCCAGGCTCCATCGCCATACCAGGAGGCAAGCCCGGCCTGCTGTACAGGCGGAAGCTCCACGGCGCTCAGCTCGATTGAGTCCCCGCCGACGGCCAGCTGCGAATACATCGCGATAAGTACGACCCAGTTCATAAGAGACATAAGTGGCCTCTCCGTGAAAGTGGTGTGCGCGTACTATCCAAACAATTCGTTACGCGCCCGGCGATGGCTCTAATCGAAATGCCAT encodes:
- a CDS encoding septal ring lytic transglycosylase RlpA family protein — translated: MSLMNWVVLIAMYSQLAVGGDSIELSAVELPPVQQAGLASWYGDGAWHGDVTANGEAFDPMQYTCAHRSLPFDTMVLIENRANRRRVWCRINDRGPYGYVNDEGEWDFVVSSSPDKNWRGILDMSIATARALGTTEVGLQNVYLRYWTRNSPPNFHLAALNP